The Candidatus Neomarinimicrobiota bacterium DNA window CAGGATTATTAATGGCATTCCCCAGACTAGTTCAACCAATGAAACTGTCAAGCCTTCTATGCGTTCAAGCAATGTCAAGTTTTCAGGTTCCACTCAATATTTTCCTTTCAAATTGAATTCAAAATATACGCACGCTCACGCCATACATCCCTTAAATTCTGTCTTATGAAAAAACTAGATATATATCTCATGCGTCAGTTCCTAACCATTCTATGTTTAACACTTATAGGATTCGTTCTGCTGATCCTTGTTGTGGATGTCATAGAAAATATGGACAAGTTTATTGATAATAAAGTTCCCATTTCAATTGTAGTAAACTACTATCTCAATTCGCTTCCGTGGTATGTTAATATCGGTTTGCCGATGTCTATGCTAATTTCTTCTGTCTTTAGCGTTGGAACAATCGCTCAGCGTAACGAATTAATTGCAATGAAATCATCGGGGATTAGTTTGTACAGGATTGCTTTACCCATTCTTATCGTGGCATTTTTTATAAGTATTCTGTCCTTCCAATTTGATAATGGAATTGTTAGCCGTGGGCATGAAAAACGTTTCAATATCGAAAAAGAATACATGACATCCCGCAGTAAAAAGAGGAAAAAAAGTGTCATGCATAATATATTTCTTCAAAAGAAAGAACGGGTTCATATTGCAATAGAAAAATATCAAGTCAACTTATATAAAGCGGAAGGTGTATCCTTTTTTGTGTTAGAAGATGCAATCGTCCGAACAAGGATAGATGCAAAATCTATGACTTGGAATGATTCGTCACACACGTGGAATATTGCATCTTATTCCTTAAGGGAATTTGACGGTTCAGGGCAAGAAAAAAGCGTGGTTATCTCAAAACAGGATACCACGATATTTTTAGATGTTACTCCTCAAGATATTCTTCAGAAATCTAAATCGACAGAAGAAATGAATTTTGATGAACTCAGCACACGGATAGAAAAATTAAATGAAAATGGTGTTAATACACGACGTTGGGAAGTTGACCGCAATTTTAAAGTGTCTTTTGCATTCACAAACTTGATCATTGTTCTATTTGGAATTCCGCTTGTAACTATGAGACCAAAGGGTGGGCTTACTTTTGGTGCCGGTATGGGGATTTTGGTGATTTTTGTATATTACGCCTTTATCAAGTTTGGACTTTCACTCGGGTATAAAGGAATGATGAACCCTTTAACTGCTGCTTGGCTTGGTAATATAGTATTTTGTGCCGGTGGAATCGGGTTACTCTTGCTCGTTAGGAAGTGACTCTTCTGATACGCTGGGCTCTTCAGATGCATCTTCACTTCCATCTAATGGTTTATCTTCTTGTTCTTCCACCGGTGGCGCTGGTCCTGATAGTGTTTCTTTTACAGAAGACCGCCCTCCAAAGCCGGTAATTGTAAGTCCCGTTGAAAGATTGAACCCTTTCATAGTATGAATCCAAAGTCCATTCCTAAAGGCAAAACCCATATCAAACATGATGGGACCCTTATGAATACCGAATCCCAGCCCTAATTCTAACAAATCTGAGCCACCCCAAGCAAAACCAATTCTAAGGGGAACCGCCGGAAAACGATGTAATTCAAGACCTACTGACCATCGCCAGCCCTGATGTGCGAAGAAACGATCTTCAAATCCTGCAACCAAATCAGATGAAATGATATAATCATCCGTACGTTTTGATACGCCAATTCTAAAAGTAGCCGGATAATTTATGATAAAATCCTTGAGCTTTCCGTCAGCATCTATGTTTTTTACCAATTTTGATTCGCTGGTAAATAGTGAGTCTGAACTCAAACTTGTAGCACTTATCGAATCAATATTGTAGGTATATTTAATGGCCATGCTATCATTTAAAATTTCCCCACCCCAAGTGAAATGAAACAAATCATCTTCATTCCCGTAAATATTATCGGAACCTGCTAAAATATCCTTCATAATACTGGGTTTATTCCAAGTAATACTCCCAACTGCATTAATAACAGATAAACCTACCCTCCAGCCGTTGACTTCGCTCGTGATAAATCCCAGATCAAGACCTAATCCGCTTCCACCGATTCCTTGTCTCAAAAGATAACTCCCGGAACCATACATAGCTAAAACGCTTGTCTCGAGGCTCGCCTTACTGGAATCAGGATCTACGCCGAGGTAAAACAAGCCTTGTAAATATTTTGCCGTAACTCCAAAAGAAAAAGCATCAAATGGTACCGCAAATGAAAACCCGAATTCGTTGACTCCCATTACTTCATATTTCATTGTCATATCAATCGAAGGATTATTGGCATTACCTTCGAGGATAAATCGTAAAAGTCCTGTCGGAATTTTAAAATCTCCCATAATCATCATATTCGTTGTAATAGCCATATTCCCGGATGAATAATTCATTAATGGTAATGGTAAGTGCACATCTGTAAAAAAGGTGAGCCCACCTGCGTTATCGAGATATCGGAACAACTGGTCCTTCTGGTTTTGTTGGATGGTATCACCACTTAATGCATTTAAATTTTCTAAAGAAATATAATTCCCGGCAAAACCAAAATCAGTTCCAAAAACTTGAAGCTGAAATGGTTTATCTTTTTGGTAAGCTAACAATGCTGGATTGTATCCAACAGAAAATATTCCATCGGCAATGGTCGTATAAGATCCTACTAAGGCAACAGCTCGTGGATCCCGCTTTGCTTGCCCTAAAACCAAGCCAAAACCCACAACGAATATCAGGAATTTATTGGTCATCGAAGCATTCCGCGAATATTCCTTGGATCAATTCCTGAAGTCGGGATGGTTTGCGAGGATCCTCCCATAAGAATACCGGCACCTTTGCCCGATGGCCTGCTTACATTTCCGGAAATACTAAAATACCAGCCATTGATATCGTTAATTGTGCCCCCAGAATCCATGATGCGTATTCTAAGACTATCTTTTTGCGATGAAAGAAGTAATTGATCGTTGATACCCGATGAGTTTTCTGGAGTCCAATCGTAAGATCCGTCGTTTGCTTCATCTGTAGCGATTAAAACCCACTGAGCGTCATCCGAAATATCAGGATTGGTTCCTTTAGCATAAGAAATATCAATTGTAGTCACAGCGTCGCCATAAGATTTCCAGGTTATTTGTGTTTGCTGATTTTTTGGAAGTGTTTCTCCTCCATTTGGACTGGTAATTACCAATTCATTTGAAGCAGGTGCATCCAAACCTGTACTGCTTAGACGAACTGTCATCATGGCATTTATCTCGATATAATCCGTTTTAGAAAGATATACTTCATTGGTGCCGGTTCCATTTAATTTAAATCGCGATGCGGTGTAATGATTCCCAGGATCCGTAATTAATCGGATTCTTGTAGTATCGATGATACTGGAATACGTGATAGTTCCCGGCTCTTTTACTGAACCTGAGACACCGGAAGAATCTGAAGCGTTGTACAAAGAAGTAGGATCCGGAAGAATAACAGTCATCAGTGTGTCAATGTATGATATAAGTGTGTCTGTTCCTGAACCAGTACTTTTAACAAGATAAAGCAGACCATCCACACATTCTGACCAATCGGTTAAAACATTGAAAATATGAATGCTGTCTATTGCGGGACTAAGTGCGCCACAATTTGTGACTGCATAAATTTCATCAGTAGCATTCCAACCTTTTTGTGACACCATTGAATCTCTAAACACAGCAAGCATTCCCACAGTTGTATCTAGTGGGAAATATGTCTGATTGGAAAGCAAAACATTTATCTGTCCACCAACTGGAAGTTGGTTGGTCACTTGTGTAACCAAACTTGCACCAAACAGTGAGTTGCGAATTCTGTTTCGAGTATCATGATCCATTTCTTCAATAGGAGACTCATTAGCCGAAATAAAAGTCATGGGTTCCATAGTTACTCTAAATGGTGCTATCAATCTATAGCCAAGTTTGATAGCGCCGGTTGTGGTGATCTGACCTCGACCGTTGATGGATGCCATTGATTTAATGATCATAGTTTGAGGATTTGAGCTTAATAGATCAACAATCGTATTTTTCCCCGTTGCAACCGGTGTAACCACTGAATCATTTGGGATAGAATCTGTCGGCTGTGCAAAATAATACGTCGTAGTACCATCCCTATGAAGTTGGATTAAAGTTTTTGAAGAATCATAAAGTGAAATGCCTGTTGTATCAATCGAACTTCTTACTTCAACGATGACTGAATCACCGAACTCAGGTACTCCTTTCATATCTAAATCCAAATCTATTGGAAGTTGAATCGAATTCATTATTTCAAATTCTATTTTTACATCCGTAAATGCCATTCCTTCAAAACCGGATGGCATATTATCTATTTTTTCATTTGAGGATGGCAAAGGCATCAAAATGTTTGCATCAATACTTGAAAAATTTAACTGATCAACCGTAATTCCCATCGTGAGCGCGCCCAATTGAGACCCGTCTAATGGAATGGAAGCAGCCTGTGCGGTGATAGATGCTTGCAATTTAATCGTCATACTGTCTAGTGCGACAGAATCCCCTTTGGGATTTACAAAACTCCATCCATCAATTTTTTTATTTTCAGTGATAGCTGCAAGGGATGAATTTAAAACTGTATCAATTTTAACGGAATCAGTGCCGTCTGCAGAAACAAAATTTTCGAATTTCAAAAAAAAGCCCATATCAAAAGGATACGTGCTTTGCAAATCAGTGATATTGATATGATTTATTAAAATATTATCTGGTGAAGCAAATACTCCACCATATATAGAAACTCCCGACGAATCTTCGTCCTCCTGAAATGGCACTCCAATAGTGCTGTCAATAAGTGCATAGTCTGACATCTGAACACGGGCGGAATCAAATGCGGTGATTTTTAAAGATATCTGCACATTTATCTGGACAGAATCCCCGGAAATAATTGTAACCGTTCCACCCGTGGTTTCAGCAATTCCGAAATTCATTTTCATGGTGATTGCATTGGACATAAGACTGTCCCCGATCAACGTATTTTGCAGATCTTGTAAGTCTTTAGCAATCGCTGAAGCCGGATGATTCGCAAGCGTATCCGGCGTGGAAGCACTTCCTGTAAGAAGTAAAAATTCAGCATTAATGACATTGGTTGGTATTCCATTGTTCAACAATGTTGATTGGTAATAACTGCTGTCCGAATTTGAATCACTTCGGACTACAAAGCCATCAACCGAAGTTACAAATTCAGGCAACAAACTTTCGTCAATTGGGATAGGAATAGAAACGGATTGGTTTTCCGAAGGAATTGCGAAGGCTCGAGCGAGCGGGTTCCAAATAGAACTGTCAATATCTTGATTACTCGCATTTGGGAAATTTACCAAAACAGGAGGAATCGAATTATTATACAAACCCGCTGAAGCAATTGGAATAGAGATATTAATGGTGGTATCAATAGTGATTGCACTCATATCCGGGGCAGTTTGGGATTCACTTACCGATTCATTAGCATTAACTTTTTGCTGGAGGTAATTAGCATCCATCGAAGTAGGAGCCAATGTGGAATCAAAAACGAGTTGCATACCTGTTGAATCGTGAGGAAAAATAAGCGTACTGTCAATCATCCCATCGAGCGAATATTTTTGCTGAATAAGTGGAAAAGCGAGATCAACAAACCATGTTGGTGTCTTGAATTCAGATGGACTTTGAAAGTCACAACTGGGCGCACAAATCAAAATTGCCAGAAAACTCCATCTGGACAACTTGCATTTTAATGTGCTATTGGATTGCCTCGGATTATCCATAGTTTGCTTGTATGGTTCTGCCTATAGAGCCAAGAGAAATTGACTCTAATTTAGGGAGCAATTCCACAAAAAAATCCCCGCGCAAAGACGGGGATTTTTCACTGGTAATAATTCTGATATTTAATACCGATATTCGTCGGATTTGAACGGTCCTTTTTCAGGGACGCCAATATAATCAGCTTGGTCTTTTCTCAATTCCGTCAGTTCTACTCCAAGTTTATCCAAATGAAGTGCTGCCACTTTCTCATCCAAATGTTTTGGTAACACGTACACTTCATTTCCATATTGTTCACGATTTGTCCATAATTCAATTTGCGCCAATGTTTGATTAGAAAAAGAATTGCTCATTACAAAGGATGGATGTCCGGTAGCACAGCCGAGGTTAACCAAACGGCCTTCCGCCAAAACAATCACATCTTTTCCATTGATGGTATATTTATCCACTTGAGGCTTAATCGTATCCTTGGTGTCGCCGTGGTTTTCATTCAGCCATGCGATATCAATTTCATTATCAAAATGCCCGATATTGCAAACAATGGTTTTATCCTTCATCGCTTCAAAATGGCTGCCTTCTATAATGTCTTTATTCCCCGTGGCCGTCACGACAATGTCCGCTTCAGGAATCGCAGTTTCCATTCGTTTAACGGAGAATCCATCCATCGAGGCCTGTAACGCGCAAATAGGATCAATTTCTGTTATGATGACTCTTGCGCCGGCACCACGCAGAGATGCCGCGGATCCTTTCCCAACATCGCCATATCCGGCAACGATAGCTACTTTTCCGGCAAGCATTACATCGGTGGAACGACGGATTGCATCCACCAAAGATTCTTTACAACCATACTTATTGTCAAATTTTGATTTGGTTACAGAATCATTCACATTAATCGCGGGCATGGGCAACGTTCCGTTTTTCACGCGTTCCTGAAGTCGATGAACACCAGTGGTTGTTTCTTCAGACAATCCGTTTATTCCATCCACTAACTCTGGAAATTCATCCAACGCCATATTGGTCAAATCTCCGCCATCATCCAGAATCAAATTGAGCGGTTTGCCACCTTCAAAGGCAAATAATGTTTGTTCGATGCACCAGTTAAATTCCTCTTCTGTCATTCCTTTCCAAGCAAATACGGGTACCCCAGTGGCTGCGATGGCCGCGGCGGCGTGATCTTGCGTCGAAAAAATGTTGCAGGAAGACCAAGACACATCGGCGCCAAGTTCAACCAAAGTTTCAATTAAAACCGCAGTTTGGATTGTCATATGCAAACAACCAGCAATGCGTGCGCCATCTAACGGTTTGGATGGACCGTATTCTTTTCGGATTGCAATTAAACCGGGCATTTCAGCTTCGGCAAGAGTGATTTCTTTACGGCCCCAATCGGCCAAAGAAATATCTTTTACTTTATAAGAAAGATTCTCTTCACTTGTCATTTCTACTTCCGCCATAATTAATTCCTTTCGTCCACTGCCGATTTTAGTTCATCTACCATATCAACTTTCTCCCAAGTAAAGTTGTCATCTTCTCGACCAAAATGCCCATAAGCTGATGTTTGAAGATAGCGTGGTGCTTTAAGTTTTAAATGTTCAATAATGTATCCCGGTTTCAGCGGAAAAACTTCTGAACAAATCTTGGTTAATTTTTCATCAGGAATGGTTCCTGTGCCAAAAGTACGCACATAAAATGATGTAGGTTCCGCAACACCAATCCCATAAGAAAATTGTACTTCACATTTCTCTGCAAATCCTGCAGCAACGACATTTTTTGCAATGTATCTCGCCATATATGCGCCGGATCGATCCACTTTCGATGGATCTTTTCCAGAGAAAGCACCGCCACCATGAGGTGCGTAACCTCCATAAGTATCAACAATGATTTTCCGCCCGGTTAATCCCGCATCAGCTGCAGGTCCTCCTTCAACGAATCGACCGGTTCCGTTTACAATATGTGAATTCTGATAAGGCAGATTGAATTTTTTGAGAACGGGCTCAATGACATGCTCAATTATTTCTTTGTTTACAAAAGATAACTCAGTTTTTACATCCCCAAATTCCTCTAACATATCCTTGTGTTGAGCAGCAATCACCACTTGCTCAATTGCTACAGGTTTCTCATCTTCATAGCGGATAGATACTTGCGATTTCCCATCCGGCTTCAGCCAAGGTAGTGTACCATTCTTCCGAACCTCAGCCAATTTTTCAGTTAATCTATGAGCAATCTGAATTGGCATGGGCATCAGTTCTTTTGTCTCTGTACAAGCATATCCAAACATGAGACCTTGATCACCTGCGCCCTGTTCATGCCCATCGTAATCGTCAACGCCTTGAGAAATTTCATTACTCTGTGGATGGATAAATGTCAAAATTTTTGCTTCTTCGTTGTGCATTCCACTTTCATTCGACGTATATCCGATTTCTTTAAGCGTATCTTTAACAATGTGCTCTACTTCGGCGTAACCGTTGGTTGTGATTTCACCGGTTACAACCACAAGACCTCTGCTGACCAATGTTTCGCATGCAACTCGCGAAGATGGATCTTGCTTTAAAAGTGTATCTAAAATTGAATCCGAAATGGCATCACATACTTTATCAGGATGCCCTTCTGTTACAGATTCCGATGTAAATAAATATGAACTCATACTTTTCCTTTTGATTAATGCGTGGGAAGTTACTTTCTGTTTACCTCACGCTCCAAATTGTAGTCTAAATGCGAATATCAATGCGAAAACATTTTTCCTTTTGCTTTTTTAACTCGCACTAACATTTTTTCAACCGCCCTATCAATTGACTCTGAAACATTACTCGAAGTCTCTTTTACATTTAACTTGAACTGGGGCATTAAGAGATTCAATTCTGTAGAATACTCATTATGTTCATGCTCAAGAATTATCTGACAATTAATTGCCCGATCAAATATTGTTGTAATTTTTTGCACTTTTTCCTCTGCATAATTTCTAACATCATCTGGTGCATGGAAATGACGTGCCGTGAATTCTATATTCATATTTTCTCCAATTCAGCAAGGGTGTTTAAGGTTGGTCCTGCTTTTAATAAAGCGGGATCTGTTAAATTATATTGATCAAAATTTTTCCTGAATTTCTCAACTAGATCTTTAGCTGTTGCATGATATTCATCGATATTTTTCCATGATTTTTCAGGACTCAATATTTCCGGGTCGATTTCTCCAAGTGTTGTCGGGATCTGAAACCCAAAATATGGATCATTTTCAAAATTTGCATTTTCTATTGTCCCATCCAAAATGGCGTGAATAATAGATCGTGTCAC harbors:
- a CDS encoding YjgP/YjgQ family permease, which gives rise to MKKLDIYLMRQFLTILCLTLIGFVLLILVVDVIENMDKFIDNKVPISIVVNYYLNSLPWYVNIGLPMSMLISSVFSVGTIAQRNELIAMKSSGISLYRIALPILIVAFFISILSFQFDNGIVSRGHEKRFNIEKEYMTSRSKKRKKSVMHNIFLQKKERVHIAIEKYQVNLYKAEGVSFFVLEDAIVRTRIDAKSMTWNDSSHTWNIASYSLREFDGSGQEKSVVISKQDTTIFLDVTPQDILQKSKSTEEMNFDELSTRIEKLNENGVNTRRWEVDRNFKVSFAFTNLIIVLFGIPLVTMRPKGGLTFGAGMGILVIFVYYAFIKFGLSLGYKGMMNPLTAAWLGNIVFCAGGIGLLLLVRK
- the traF gene encoding conjugal transfer protein TraF; protein product: MTNKFLIFVVGFGLVLGQAKRDPRAVALVGSYTTIADGIFSVGYNPALLAYQKDKPFQLQVFGTDFGFAGNYISLENLNALSGDTIQQNQKDQLFRYLDNAGGLTFFTDVHLPLPLMNYSSGNMAITTNMMIMGDFKIPTGLLRFILEGNANNPSIDMTMKYEVMGVNEFGFSFAVPFDAFSFGVTAKYLQGLFYLGVDPDSSKASLETSVLAMYGSGSYLLRQGIGGSGLGLDLGFITSEVNGWRVGLSVINAVGSITWNKPSIMKDILAGSDNIYGNEDDLFHFTWGGEILNDSMAIKYTYNIDSISATSLSSDSLFTSESKLVKNIDADGKLKDFIINYPATFRIGVSKRTDDYIISSDLVAGFEDRFFAHQGWRWSVGLELHRFPAVPLRIGFAWGGSDLLELGLGFGIHKGPIMFDMGFAFRNGLWIHTMKGFNLSTGLTITGFGGRSSVKETLSGPAPPVEEQEDKPLDGSEDASEEPSVSEESLPNEQE
- a CDS encoding adenosylhomocysteinase, which translates into the protein MAEVEMTSEENLSYKVKDISLADWGRKEITLAEAEMPGLIAIRKEYGPSKPLDGARIAGCLHMTIQTAVLIETLVELGADVSWSSCNIFSTQDHAAAAIAATGVPVFAWKGMTEEEFNWCIEQTLFAFEGGKPLNLILDDGGDLTNMALDEFPELVDGINGLSEETTTGVHRLQERVKNGTLPMPAINVNDSVTKSKFDNKYGCKESLVDAIRRSTDVMLAGKVAIVAGYGDVGKGSAASLRGAGARVIITEIDPICALQASMDGFSVKRMETAIPEADIVVTATGNKDIIEGSHFEAMKDKTIVCNIGHFDNEIDIAWLNENHGDTKDTIKPQVDKYTINGKDVIVLAEGRLVNLGCATGHPSFVMSNSFSNQTLAQIELWTNREQYGNEVYVLPKHLDEKVAALHLDKLGVELTELRKDQADYIGVPEKGPFKSDEYRY
- a CDS encoding methionine adenosyltransferase, coding for MSSYLFTSESVTEGHPDKVCDAISDSILDTLLKQDPSSRVACETLVSRGLVVVTGEITTNGYAEVEHIVKDTLKEIGYTSNESGMHNEEAKILTFIHPQSNEISQGVDDYDGHEQGAGDQGLMFGYACTETKELMPMPIQIAHRLTEKLAEVRKNGTLPWLKPDGKSQVSIRYEDEKPVAIEQVVIAAQHKDMLEEFGDVKTELSFVNKEIIEHVIEPVLKKFNLPYQNSHIVNGTGRFVEGGPAADAGLTGRKIIVDTYGGYAPHGGGAFSGKDPSKVDRSGAYMARYIAKNVVAAGFAEKCEVQFSYGIGVAEPTSFYVRTFGTGTIPDEKLTKICSEVFPLKPGYIIEHLKLKAPRYLQTSAYGHFGREDDNFTWEKVDMVDELKSAVDERN
- the raiA gene encoding ribosome-associated translation inhibitor RaiA, with the translated sequence MNIEFTARHFHAPDDVRNYAEEKVQKITTIFDRAINCQIILEHEHNEYSTELNLLMPQFKLNVKETSSNVSESIDRAVEKMLVRVKKAKGKMFSH